The genomic stretch TCGTAGCCCGCCAGTGTAGCTCAGGGGTAGAGCAACTGATTCGTAATCAGTAGGTCGTCGGTTCAAATCCGACCTCTGGCTCCAAAGAAAAGCCTCCGCGTTCAGTGGAGGTTTTTCGTTTACAGGTCGGCGATCATGTCCACGCGGTGCAGGCCGGGGCCGTAGCCGTCGGGCGTGCGCTTCACCTCGCGGAAGCCCAGGCGGGCGTAGAACGGCGCGGTGTGCTGGCTGGTGTCCAGCGTGGCGTGCGGGATGCCCAGGGCGCGCAGGCGGTCCAGGCGGGCCTGGGCGAGGGTGCGGCCGTGGCCCTGCCGCTGCCGGGCGGGGTGGACCATGCCCCACGCGAATCCGGCGGGGCGGGTGGGGTCGGGGCTGAACCACAGGCCGCCGCAGGCGATGATGTCGCCCTCGTCTTCCATGACGAGGTACTCGGCGGGGCCTTCCTGGCCGTCCAGCCACCCTTCGAAGTCGGAGCGTTCCTCCGGCAGGAAGAATCGGGGGGTGTTCGCGTCGAAGAGGTGCAGGCACGCGGCCCGGTCGCCGGGCTGGTAGGGGCGCAGGGTGGGCATGCGGGTCAGTGTGGCACGCGCCGCCGCGGTGGGGCCGTAGAGTGGGCGGATGCGGGAAGGTGTGGGGTTGGCGGTGCTGGGCGGGCTGGACGTGCCGGTGTCGGCGCGACTGTCGCCCCTGCTGGCGGACGCCCTGGCGGGACTGGATGCGGGGCGGGTGGACGTGGCGTACGTGCGGTCGGCGGCGTTCCGGGCGAACGTGGTGCAGGCGAACCGCGCGGCGGAGATCGCGGAATCAGACGGGAAGCTGGCGTTGATCGCGCGGGCGCTGGCGGGCTGCGCGCTGCTTCACCCCTCCCCCACCCCGGACCGCTTCCAGGCGCTGCGAGTCGTGGAGGGCCTGTCCGCGCGGGAGATGGACGCGCTGGGCGAGGTGTTCGACCTGCTCGACCCCATCGAGCCGTTCGCGGACGCGCTGCCCGTGCGCGGCAGTGTGCCGCTGGGCTGGTCGCGGCTGGAGTTCGAGGGGGCGCTGGCGGGGCTGGCGGGCCTGGGCCTGCTGACCCGCGAGGACCGATCCGATAGCCGGGGCGACCCGGAGCGGGTGTGGGTCCTGACGCCCCTGGCGCGCGGCGTGGCGACCCTGTGCGGTCTATGGGGGGGCGCGTGACGGGCGGGGACTGGCTGGACGTGCTGTTCCCGCAGAACGCGGAGCGGACGGTGCCGTGGCCGCCGGTGGGCGAGGTGGTGACCCTGTGGCGGCCCACGGGGCTGCATGAGCTGCGGCTGGTGGCCGCGTCGGGCTGGCGGGCGTGGCCGCCCCGCCTGCCGGATCAGCCGATCTTCTACCCGGTGCTGAACCGCCCGTACGCCGAGGAGATCGCGCGGGACTGGAATGCGCGCCGGAACACGCCGCCCGTGGGTTTCGTGACCGAGTTCGGCGTGCGCGCGGACGTGGCGACCCGCTACGCGATTCAGGTGGTGGGCGCGCAGGACCGGCATCAGGAACTGTGGGTGCCCGCCGAGGAGCTGGAGGCCTTCAACGCGGCCATCGTGGGACCGATCCGCGTGGTGGCACACTTCGCCGGGTCGGACTTCACGGGGCGGATTGATCCCGTCACGCATCTTCCGCTGGACTGAGAGGGGCGCAGGCGGCAGAGTGTCCGCATGACGGAACCGGGCGGGGATCTGAATGGGCGGGTGCAGCTGGAGCGGCTGGTGGCGTACCGGGCGGACGGGTCGGTGTCGCCGATGGTCGTGGCGGGTCGCCTGTCGCCGGACGGGGTGTTCGGGTGGGAGGGGCAGCCGGGGCAGCCGTTGGACGCGGCGGGCGTGCAGGAGGGCGTGGCGTTCGCCGGGGCGCTGGTGTCGGCGCTGGGGAGCCTGACCGAGTCGAGTGACACGGACGCGCCGTTCGTGCCGTTCGTACTGCCGCGCGCGTTCACGCCCGAGGAATTGGCGCACGTGGACTGGCTGGGGCTGCGGCCGCTGCCGACCGGGGAGGTCGAGGTGGAGGTCGCCCCGTCCGCCTTCCGGCTCGCGGAGCGCCTGACGAGGCGGGAGGCCGAGGGGAACGCGGCGGACCTCTACGCGCCGGGTGAGCCGGAGGCGATCCGCGCGGCGGCAGCGCTGTTCGCGTCGGGCGCGGACGGTCGCTTGGTAACAGTCACGGCGGGCCGCGTGGCGCTGCTGCTGATCGACGTGGTGCGCCTGCCACTGGGGGCGTGGGCGGGCGTGGCGACCCTGAGGATCGACACGTGAATCTGTTCGGTCTGAACGTGCCGCCGCTGCTGCTGGACCTGTCGGGCGGGGTGTGCGTGCTCGTCAGCCTGTACTTCCTGTGGTCGAAGCGGGCGGTGTACTGGCACTGGTCGAACCTGTCGCTGCTGCCGTACTTCCTGCTGTTCCTCAGTGGTGGGCAGTGGATGCTGGCGGGGTTGCAGGTCACGTACCTGCTGTTCGGCATTCACGGGCTGTACCTGTGGCATCTGGAGGCCCGGCGGGCGCGGGGGGAGATCCGCTTCAACGAGCCGCTGTGGTACGGGGTGACGTGGGTGGCGAGCCTGCTGATCTTCGCGTACACGGTGGCGGTGACGGATTTCGGCGCGGCGTGGAACTGGGTGCAGTTCACGGCGGTGACGCTGTCGCTGGTGGCGAATTTCGGCACGACGCGCCGCTGGGCGTGGTCGTGGCCGGTGTGGATCGCGGTGAACGCGGTGCAGGCGGTGTTCTTCTGGCACGCGGGGTACTGGGTGCTGTTCGCGTTGCAGTTCGTCCTGGCGGGCATGAGCGTGTACGGCTGGCGCGAGTGGCGGCGGGACGAGGCGCGGGAGGTCGCGTTTGCCTGACGTGACGGGTCGGCGCTACCGGCACGGGCTGGTGGTGGGGAAGTTCGCGCCGCTCCACCGGGGGCACATGCACCTGCTGGACGAGGCGCTGGCCCGCTGCGAGCGGCTGAGCGTGTGGGTGTACTCCCGCCCGGACTTTCCGGACATGCCCAGCCCGCTGCGGCGGGGCTGGGTCCGTTCGCTGTACCCGGCGCGGCTCTTCCCGGGGCTGGAGCTGCTGCCGGACGCGCCGAATCCACCGCTGAATAGCGAGCCGGACGCCACCCACCGCGCGTACGTGCGGGGCGTGCTGGACGGCTGGGGGGTGCGGCCCGACGCGGTCTTCACGTCCGAGGCGTACGGCGAGGCGTTCGCGGCCTCACTGGGCGCGGCGCACGTGTGCGTGGACCGGGCGCGGGCAGCGGTGCCGGTCAGCGGGTCGGCGCTGCGCGCGGACGTGCATGGCCTGCGGGGCTTTCTGGAGCCGCTGGTGTACGCGCACTTCGTGCGGCGGGTGGTGATTCTGGGCGCGGAGAGCACCGGCAAGAGCACCCTGACGCGCGTGCTGGCAGAGGCCTTCGGGACGGCGTGGGTGCGCGAGTACGGCCGGGACGTGTACGAGCGGGAAAGCGGCGCGCTGACAGAAGCGCACTTCCTGGAGATCGCGCGGGGGCACCGGGCGCTGGAGGACGAGGCGATCACCTCGCCCGACGTGCACCGCTGGGTGTTCAGCGACACGGACGCCGCCACAACATTGATGTGGTCGCACCTCCTGACCGGCGGGGCGCTGCCGGAGCTGCGGGCGCTGGCCGACGAGTGCCGCTCGCGGTACGCGCACGCCTTCCTGTGCGACACGGACCTCCCGCACGAGCAGGACGGCTGGCGGGCGAACACGGAGGTGCGGGCGGTGCAGCAGGCGTTCATCCGGCAGGATCTGGAGGCGCGGGGCGTGCCGTTCACCCTGCTGCGCGGGTCGGTCCCGGAGCGAGTGGCGCAGGTGCGGACGGTCCTGGGGGACGAATGAGCGAGGAACGGGTACGGGCGAACGAGCGGCTGTTCGACGCGGTGGCGGACCGGTACGACGGGGTGGGCTTTTTGGCCCAGGCGGCCCGCTTCGTGGCCGAGGTGGCGGGCGTGCAGCCGGGCGAGGCGGTGCTGGACGTGATGACCGGCACGGGCGCGGTGGCCGCCGCCGTGGCAGGCCGGGCCGGGCGGGTGGTGGGCGTGGACGTGTCGGCGGGCATGCTGGCGCAGGCGCGCGCGCGGGTGCCGGGCGCGGAGTTCATGCGAGGGGACGCGGCGGCACTGCCCTTCCCCGACGACGCGTTCGATGTGGTGGTGTGCGCGGCGGGTGTGTTCTTCCTGCCGGACATGCCGGGCGGCGTGCGCGAGTGGGCGCGGGTGGTGCGCCCCGGCGGGCGGGTGGTCGTGTCGTCGTTCGGGACGGGCCTGCTGGGTCCACTGCCGGGGCTGTGGCGGGCTCGGCTGGCCGGGACAGGCCTGAAGCCGGGCGCGCCGCCCCTGGGTCGCCTCCCCACCCCGGAGGCGCTGGCGGACGTGCTCCGCGCGGCGGGCCTGACGGACGTGCGGGCAACCCTGCATCCGCTGACGTACACCCTCACGGACGTCGGGGCGCGCTGGGCGGACATCCGCGCGGGGCTGGAGGGGGTGCCGCTGGCCTCCCTGCCCCCGCAGGAGGTGGCGGCGCTGGAGGCCGCACACCACGCCGACCTCGCCCCGCTGTTCGAGAGGGGGCCGCTGACTGTGCCGCTCCCTGTGATCGTCGCGTCCGGGCACGTCGCCACCATTTGACGGATGAAACGGCCCGCGTGGGAATCGCGTACTGTGGGGCATGACCAACCCGGACGACAAACAACCCGACGCCTCCAGCAACGCGCCGTCCTGGGTGGACGAGGTCCTCGGCGGCTCCAGCGCCAGCCCAGGCCCCGGCCCGAAGCCTGCCGGGGCGGACGACCTGCGCATCCCGGACGCCACCCCGCGCGCCGCCGCGCCCTCCTGGGTAGACGAGGTCGCGGGCACCGCACCCGCCGCCGCCCCGGCGCCCCGCCCGGCCGAGCCCGCGCCGACCCCATCGTGGGTGGACGCCGCCGTGGGCACCTCCAGCACGACCGCCAGCACCCCCGGCAGCACGCCGGTCAGCCCGGCCCCAGCGCCGTCCTGGGTGGATCAGGCCGCCGGGAGCAGCGCCGCGCACACCCCGCAGCCCCAGCCGCAGCCCGCTCACCACGTGCCGCCCGCCCCGGTCGCCCCGACGGTCGTGCCCCCGCCCCGCCCCCCGGCCGACGACGACTGGGTGGCGCGCGCCACGGGCGGCGCGAAGAACCCCAGCATCCCGCAGGGCCCCGCCCCGATGCACCACGCGCCCAGTCAGAGCGGGAACTTCGACGATCTGGAACGGCAGGCGCGGCAGGCCATCACCCAGTTCACGCAGGGC from Deinococcus soli (ex Cha et al. 2016) encodes the following:
- a CDS encoding GNAT family N-acetyltransferase, encoding MPTLRPYQPGDRAACLHLFDANTPRFFLPEERSDFEGWLDGQEGPAEYLVMEDEGDIIACGGLWFSPDPTRPAGFAWGMVHPARQRQGHGRTLAQARLDRLRALGIPHATLDTSQHTAPFYARLGFREVKRTPDGYGPGLHRVDMIADL
- a CDS encoding nicotinamide mononucleotide transporter family protein; amino-acid sequence: MNLFGLNVPPLLLDLSGGVCVLVSLYFLWSKRAVYWHWSNLSLLPYFLLFLSGGQWMLAGLQVTYLLFGIHGLYLWHLEARRARGEIRFNEPLWYGVTWVASLLIFAYTVAVTDFGAAWNWVQFTAVTLSLVANFGTTRRWAWSWPVWIAVNAVQAVFFWHAGYWVLFALQFVLAGMSVYGWREWRRDEAREVAFA
- a CDS encoding AAA family ATPase, which produces MTGRRYRHGLVVGKFAPLHRGHMHLLDEALARCERLSVWVYSRPDFPDMPSPLRRGWVRSLYPARLFPGLELLPDAPNPPLNSEPDATHRAYVRGVLDGWGVRPDAVFTSEAYGEAFAASLGAAHVCVDRARAAVPVSGSALRADVHGLRGFLEPLVYAHFVRRVVILGAESTGKSTLTRVLAEAFGTAWVREYGRDVYERESGALTEAHFLEIARGHRALEDEAITSPDVHRWVFSDTDAATTLMWSHLLTGGALPELRALADECRSRYAHAFLCDTDLPHEQDGWRANTEVRAVQQAFIRQDLEARGVPFTLLRGSVPERVAQVRTVLGDE
- a CDS encoding class I SAM-dependent methyltransferase — its product is MSEERVRANERLFDAVADRYDGVGFLAQAARFVAEVAGVQPGEAVLDVMTGTGAVAAAVAGRAGRVVGVDVSAGMLAQARARVPGAEFMRGDAAALPFPDDAFDVVVCAAGVFFLPDMPGGVREWARVVRPGGRVVVSSFGTGLLGPLPGLWRARLAGTGLKPGAPPLGRLPTPEALADVLRAAGLTDVRATLHPLTYTLTDVGARWADIRAGLEGVPLASLPPQEVAALEAAHHADLAPLFERGPLTVPLPVIVASGHVATI
- a CDS encoding TM2 domain-containing protein, producing MTNPDDKQPDASSNAPSWVDEVLGGSSASPGPGPKPAGADDLRIPDATPRAAAPSWVDEVAGTAPAAAPAPRPAEPAPTPSWVDAAVGTSSTTASTPGSTPVSPAPAPSWVDQAAGSSAAHTPQPQPQPAHHVPPAPVAPTVVPPPRPPADDDWVARATGGAKNPSIPQGPAPMHHAPSQSGNFDDLERQARQAITQFTQGVQSGDVAQKKLIAGLLAIFLGGLGVHKFYLGNTQPGVIMLAATIGGWVLGVIGSFIIVGAVFFLVPFLVGLLGFIEGVIYLTKSDADFQREYMTGKKAWL